GGAATGGTCAAGGCGCTGCTGGACACCGGCTACCTCGAAGACGCGGCCGGTGGACACCCCGAAGGCCTCACCGGCGATGAGACGGAGCGATACAGCCGCAACCACGCCTATTTCCGGCGTATCGACCTGCGACCGGGCAGCGACCCGTGGGCGGCGCAGCGGCGGCTCAAGAACGCGCGCGTGGGGATTCTGGGTGTCGGCGGCACGGGCAGCCACGCCGCATGGGCGCTGGCCGCCGTAGGGGTCGGCAGCCTGCACCTCGTCGATCCGGACCGCGTCGAGGTGTCCAATCTGACCCGGCAGGTACTGTACGGCGAAGCCGACCTCGGCAGGCCCAAGGCCCAGGTCGCGGTCGAGCGTCTGCGCTCGGTCAACTCGGCGGGCTCCTTCACCTGCGACATCCGGATGGTGGACACCGAGAAGGCGCTGGCAGAACTCGTCTCGGACTGCGATGTCTTCGCTCTGTGCGCCGACGAGCCGCGCAACGACCTCATCGCCAAGATGACCAACCGGGTGTGTGCCGCACAGGGCGTCCCCTGGGTGACCGCCGGATACAACGGCCCGCTGG
Above is a genomic segment from Streptomyces collinus Tu 365 containing:
- a CDS encoding HesA/MoeB/ThiF family protein, whose product is MTHPRVKPEHTAHRFDDGTIRIGGELYGIAAEITDPHGWVWEALSLMDGATPVERIEAELAARHPSLGDSGARGMVKALLDTGYLEDAAGGHPEGLTGDETERYSRNHAYFRRIDLRPGSDPWAAQRRLKNARVGILGVGGTGSHAAWALAAVGVGSLHLVDPDRVEVSNLTRQVLYGEADLGRPKAQVAVERLRSVNSAGSFTCDIRMVDTEKALAELVSDCDVFALCADEPRNDLIAKMTNRVCAAQGVPWVTAGYNGPLVTVGVYGPAGPCFECVGAGEEAKLKPGWHPDLGGTGVLAPSAGISGQLIAHEVVSLLTGTGRRAPGYVRGLNLIAPDQLVDVRHPARPECPLCGS